The genomic DNA AAAGCCCTCCATGAGATCTTTTTATCTTTTAATTGCGCAAGGGAAATAAGAAGCTGTTCCATCACGCCGATTTCTTCTTTCCACATCTCCGGATTTTGCCGACCTTTTTCATTGCGGTGTCTATTTTGTGCAACGCGAATCACTTCCAGATCTTCATTCATTGATCTGTTCACAATAATTCGATACCCAAAGATACTTCTGAGCACTAAAAATGCTCCCGTAATCACACTGACCACCGCAGACATGCCAATCAAAACAATAAATATAAGACCAAACATAAAAATCGATTGTTGTACTTAAAAACAATTATTGTTCAATGAACCCCTTTGCAATAAGTGCTTGATAAAACTCTTCGGCGCGCATCCGATCATGCAATTGATCCAAAACATAATAATCCTCCACCCGTTGTGCCACCTTTACCGCATGTGCCACACCTTTTGTCATTGCCAAATCCATGAGATGCGATATTTGCGACTCACGATCTGCAATTTGATGCAATGCGCTTGCATCTTGCGTTATTGTGTCATCATCATGTTGATGCGATTGCGATTGTACTTGTGACAAAATCTGCGTGTACACTGTATCATTTTGCGCACGCGTTTTTTCCCGTGCATTCTCTTGTACGGGTTCTTGCTCTTCTTGAGCGTGCGATCCTTTTGCATCTTGCACGCCAAAACGGCGCTCCAGACTGACAAATTCTGGATTGAGTTTTTCACCACTTGGCGGATTTTGTTGATCTGGCATATTTCTAACTATTCATGATTGACTTATGTTGTGGCTGTTTCCGTAATGTGTTTTTTGAGATCGGCAATTGCCTCTGCAATGATACTGTCATAATCCGTGAGTTTCTCGCGCAAAAATGTTTCGATCGCGTTTGGATCGATATTCTCAATATTTTCCATCAAATCTTCAAATTGTTTGCGATCAGAATCGCTCAGCTTGGTATAGGCGTCCACTAAAACACGCTTGATTACCGATTCCGTCATACGTTCAATAAGACGTTCTTGTCTATCCGCATCCAAATCGGTAAAACCAAATTCTTGTGCGATCACTTGTTGAATTGTTTGTGGTTGTTGAATATCCTGTGTCATAATTTTGTTTTAATTAATTGTCTTTATTATAACTTAAACTCTTGTGGAGGAAAAATTGCATCAGTTTTATGCATCGCTTCTGCGCGTGCCGCAATACGCGTAAAATATGATTGCACCGTAGCATCTTTCCCTGGCGAACCGACTTCATCACCGAATGTTTGTTTTGCTCGTTCAACTATGCCGGCAAGTCGTGTCTGCATATTTGGCTCAACACTGCCCTCCGTTAAAAAAAGATCCAATTTTGTCCCGGCAATATTTTTGATCTGCGCCAATGAATCCAATCCAAATGTTTTTTGAATTTTTGCGCCAACCATAGTATTCATAAATTCCTTTTGATCGAAATCTGGTCGTTCTCGCAAAATGTTCATGATTTCTATGTCATCCATTTTTGCATATGCTTCAACACTTTCTGAAACCGCATGCTCGCCACCATCAACCACTTTTTCCTTCAAAATGTCATGCATATCACCACCCTTGCCACTGAGATAACTTTCCATATGCGTATTCAAATTCCGCATTGCAATTCTTTGCTGAGTATGATCAGAAAATCCACTCAAATCTCTCTTATAGCCGTCCGCCATCTTGCGCGCCGCATCCTCATCGATACCTCGTCCCATCAATTCTTTGGTAATATCATCCGCCGATGACTCCGGAGTAAATGTAAATGCTGAAGTCATGACACGATCACCTTCTTTAGGAACAAAATCATCAGCATTTGGCGAACGTCGCACAACATTTTCCTCTGCGTTACCTGTAGCAGTCCCTTCCTTAACCTCAGCTCCTTCATTATGGATTTCGGAAGTAGGAGCGATTGGTATTTCTTCAGAAGCTACCGGCATCTGCTCGATCGTTTGTCCTTGAAAATCAATCTCATGGGAACGCAACACATCCTCAACGGTTTTATTGTAAAAATCAGCATGATTTTCTTTGGCAAGGTTGATCAAGTACTGATCCATTGGCGTCTGCATGCCACCATTTGCATGCATGAGCTCATCAACATACTTATCAGCCGAAACTGTGGCAAAAAATTTATATTGATCATTATCCATGCCAAAGATCTTTTGGATATCTTCTTTTGTATTCACATCTTTGACCACTTCTGCATTTGAAACGTCTTGCTCAACCGCATGCGGTGCTTCCGTTTGAATATTTGCTTCTTCTGGTACAACGTGCGAACTTCCCGCAAGCTCAACATCCGGTTTGATATCGCCGAGGTTGTGGAGATCAAGTTTAATTTTTGTGCCAGGTTGTATGTGATCAATGTCAACTCCCGGATGTGCCTCTCTATACTCATTTGCCAACACAACCGCACGCGCCCTTGCCCACTCATGCACATTTTCATATTTTGCCGGATCCCATCCCATCTTTCCTTCAGTCAAAATCGTATGATTGTCCCCATTCTCGAGAAATTCTCGTATTGTTTTGATCACACTGGAACCCGCTTTAACAGTCAAAACCCCGGCAACACCCTCAGGATCAACAACGATTCCCTTGAGATCGTGCCACGACTCATTTTTCATCAGATCCTCATTTTGTGGAGTGGGCGCCTCACGATTATCGTCTACCGACTGTACATTTTCATTCTGAACTGCGTTTTGTTCTGCCATTGACGTATCAGCAGGGTCTGCAGGTATATTTGGTTGTTCCCCGAGAGATGTAAAAGTGTCACCAACAGGCGTTTGATCCGGCGCCACACCTTTGATAAGATCATCCAGAGAATCTCGATCAACACTTTGCCCGATGGACTCTTGTGCGTTCTGCACGGCATTCTCCGCAATCTGTGCATCGTCTATGCTATGCAATACGGATTGCACTTCTTCCGGATTGATATCTTTTAGCTCTTGCGCAAGCAATGGCTTCCCGAGATTATCCAAAAATTCTTTGTCCGGTGCATGAACGACAGCATCATGTGACGCAATGTCATTTATGCCATGCGTATCACCACCCATCAGCATAAAAACACTCCCGCCGGCAATCGCGCCCGTGATCAATCCCGCCAATCGTGCATTGCGCGTGATCGCTTCTTTTCTCTTCACATCTCCCACGATGTTCTTGTAATCAAAATCCATCAAGTGGAGAAATTGTTCTTCTTCGGTCATATTTTCAAATGCTTTCTTTTCTGTTGCCTTTTCTTTCGTCAGACGATTACTTTGCCATTTTTCTACAAGTTTTGTCGTGCCCATGCCTACTGCCACACCCGCCCCGATCGGTGCCAAAAACTTTCCCAAAGCAGCAACGCCCTTCAATGTCGACATCGTCGTTTCGCCGGCCCCAAACTTCATTGCAACTTTTGGAGCCATCTGAAGCATTGTGCGGACACTACCAGAGATCACGCCAAGCCCCACCGATCCTATCGCAAGCGCCTTCTGCACAGTCTTATTGCTCGCCCATCGTGCAATTGGTGAAAGATACTTTCCCATTGCCGATACATTCTCCGCCTTGATCTTTGTGCGTTGCTCTTGCAAGAGAACACTTTCATTCAAACGACCCTCTGCAATATCCTGTCGCACCGTTTTTTGATCTTCCGGAGAAAGATTTTGATAATTCTCTGTGAGAAATTGATCTAATTTTTTGCACGCAGATTCATATTCATCACGAAATATTTGTAATTCTTTTTGTGCTTCTGTATCATCATGTCCCAATGCAAATTTGCGCAGTTTTGCCAGTGATGCATTGACAGAAATATCTTTACGCATGTATATTTCACGCTTTTGCGCAATATCCACACGCAATTGTTCAAGCACTTCATTTTTGATTTCTGCTGTTTTGGCACCATGCGCTTCTGCACGCCTATTGACTTCACGGTCAAACTTTTCTTCTTCAGTCATATCTGTATCGCGGGATCCTTCTGCTCTTTCACTTGCATTTTTAACTTCGTCACGCCTGTTAACCTCGCGATCAAATTTTTCCTCCTCATGCATGTCTGTATCACGAGATGAACTCTCTCTATTTTCCGCATCTTTACGTCTATTGACTTCACGATCAAATTTTTCTTCTTCATTCAAATCTGTATCACGCGATGTTCTTTCACCTGCGTTCACACCGGATCCATTCTCTGGCCCCTCTGCTTTACTGCCATCATCACCTTGTGTCGATGCACTATTTTCCAGTAATGTCGCTATAGATGCAATTTTTTCAGCTTCTTCAATATCCTGTGTCAAGACTTTTGCATCTTTTTCATATTTTTCCAATTTCTTTTTTTCTCCATCAAATTTACCCTGCGCAATATCACTTGCGTCAAATTGTTTTTTACTTTCATAATTTTCACCCGCATCGACTATGCCACGCAACCGTGTAATTTCCTTCTGCAATTCTTGCAATTCTTCTTTTTTGCCACTAATATTTTCTCCTTTGCGCGCGTTGATATATTCGCGCAATGCATCCTGATCGATATCATGAAACGTCCCATCGGCATATTTTGCTTTTTCTGCCAAAAGTTTTTCTCTCTTCTTCTGGTATTTTTCCACATCACTTGCTTTTGCGACAATTTCTCCCGCCGAATCACTTGTTGCATGCAAAGCACTTTCTCTACCGGAAATTTTTACATCAATAAGGGCAATCTCTTGATCAATCTCCTGAGAAATTTTTTTTTGATCTCGATTGCCATTTTTTAGAAACTGTGCAACCTTTTCTGCAGACGCCCCATGCAAAACAGATGCAAAATGTTTTTGGTTTTTTACTAATTCATTTGATTCTGCTACTGGTTTCATTTTTTCAATATTCATATTAAATTTTGATTTTCCCTTACGCTTATATTGGTCATTATACTACATTTTATATTGTTCACCTAAAAAACACCCGCCAATTGCTTTTCACGCTCTCTACACTGTTTTTTCTAGTGCATTGTCCTGTAACAAACCCTCTCGCAATGCCACGCGAAAGAGATAATGCGCGACCTTTGTCTGTGTGTGAGGCGCACCAACGTGTCCGTATGTTTTTTCTGTGTGAGCAATGAGATCACGCAGACGCTTTTGCACTTCATTTTGATCATTTTGCGCCAAAAAATCGTGCACATTTGCCTGTGAGATCCGTTTAACAAATTGCTGTCGTTCTTGCATCGGTGCATTTTGCAATTCATCCGGTGCAAAAATTTCCATGATCCGATCAAAAACAATTTTTTTCATCTCCGCACCTTTTTGCGCATCAGACGTGATCTCTTGGATCTTTAGCAATTCTGCTTGCGGCGACATCGTGAGGTTTTCTTGCGTACCATTATCAAAATTTTTAATTTTTTCTCCTTGATCGCCTACATTGCCATGATCTGTCGCCAAAGATGCTCCTTCTGTCACATCAGTTTCATGCGCATCATATTCAGAAATTGTCTTGCCTTTTTCTTTTTCATATTGTCCACGTTTTGCGAATGTGATGTTGTCAATATGTACATTGTCAAATCCGCCATCCTGTGGTGCAAAAGAAAAGTCGATTGTTGTCCCCGGCTGTACATGATCCAAATCAACTTTTTTGCCTCCGCTTTTCTTTTTTAGATCTTTTGCATACTGCTGTGCGATGCGGTGAGCCATCTGTTCCGGCGTTTTATCAGAACCTTCCAACAGCTCAGGATGTGCATCCAAATGATTGCGCAATGATCCCTCAATACTACTCTTTGGCTCAACGGTAATAGAGAACGACTGTCCTGATTGATAAGGGTTTTCATTTGCAACGCTACCCTGCGTTTGTGTTTCGATTTTTTCCGGCTGCGCATTCTTTGCGTCCTCAACATATTCCTGCACGAGTTTTTGTACATCTCCTTCCTGCATATGCACAGCACCGCCGATGCGATCATCCCTCTGTTCTATGGTCTGCGTGTCAAAATTGATCTGTTTTTCTTGTTTGTGTCCATCTGCCATGCCGTGAATAATGCCTGCAACTACGAGAGTTGCAAAAAGCACGCGTTTTGTGTATCGTGGAAGCTTTATATATTGTGCAGAAAAGTTTTTGACGATTGTAAAAATTTTACCTTTACTTTTTTTTGCTCGTGCATCCGTGATCGCATCATACACCGCGATGCCTTCATAGGACTCTCCCAACATCATGTCAACTTCTCGCGACCGTCGATCTTCTCCATAGCCTTGCGAAGTAATATATTTACTATGAATCTCATTGTATGCATGTCTCGCTTTTTGGTATTCAGCATAGAAAATGCCCACGCTACCATCGTTCTTTTTTTGATCTTCACCCTGCAAGGAATTTGCGTTACGCCCATCTTTTGCAGGATCAACGTGATCAGTTTGCATAAAAAACTCCTTAACCCTATCCCATGCCGTTTCATATTCAACCTTTTTTTTCGCGTATAGCTCTCTTGCCTGAACCATTTTCTTTTTCATTTCTTCTACATCAGCCTCTCTGACAATTTCTGGTACCACGATCTCCTGGACAAGAAATGATTTTCCTTTTCCTTTCACTATATCATCCAATCGTTCCGCCTGAATTTTTTTAAGAATCACATTGATTTGCGCCTCGTTAATAATGCCGTGTTCTTCCCGCAAGTTTTGTCGCACTTGTTCAAAAAATTCTGCTCGTGCGCTGACATTTTCAATAGGAATTTCTTTAAAATCACGGATATATTGCGGGACAACTTGCGTCAAAATATGTCCATCGCGAGATCTCATGTCCGCATCATACCCCGCAGCAACATTACTACCATCCTCATTTTTTCGATCAAAGTCCAAACGTTGTGCAATAATAGATTCAATTTCTTTTTCTTCATCTTTTGTAAGATTTTCCCGCACAACAAGACCGGAAACCGCGTCATGAATGACTGTACGTTCTCCCTCTTGATCAACGTGATCCTGTGATTGTATTTCTTGTTTTATGTGCTCGACGAGACTGGCAACTTTTCTAATAACGTCATCGCTGAGCATTTCTCCATTACCATGATGATCATGCATATCCCATCATTTTATTCACTGTATTATCATTATTTTTGTTCCTCACCATTATACCACATCATAAAAACACATAACATTCTCCCGACAAAAACTATTCACCTATCATTACAGTTACGAGATCTTTCATCATCAAAACATCTATGTCAATTTGTGTTATAATGAAGAATATTATTCACCCCAAAACCATCATGACATATGCTAGCCACAAAAAAATACACTACATCCTTCTTACCTTGATCATTTTGCTCGGATTTTTTGTTCGTATCTACCACATTGATTCCGTGCCAAGTGGCATCTATCCGGATGAAGCAAATAACGGCACAAATGCCTTTGATGCCCAGCGGACAAATATTTACCCGTGGTTTTACCCCGACAATAACGGACGCGAGGGATTGTTTATTAATCTCATTGCAATTCTTTTTAAATTGTTTGGCGTAAATATTATTACATTCAAACTGCCGGCAATCATCATGGGAACATTGACGGTGATCGGCGTGTATTTTCTCTCGCGTGAATTATTTATCTCTCGACCGCGTCTTGCGCTCATTGCCGCCTATTTGACTGCTATAAGCTATTGGGCGGTGAATTTTTCTCGCATTTGCTTCCGCGCCAACATGATGGTGCCGATTCTCGTTTTTCTTTTTTATTTCCTTTTTAAAGCCCTGCGCACGCGCAAGCCCCTCCATTTTGCCATCGCCGGCGCTTTGTGCGGACTGGGATTTCACACCTACATTGCCTATCGCATCACTCCGGCGCTTGTTCTTGTCCTTTTTGTATTATTTGCGATCCAACAAGGTTTTTCCCATTTTATCAAAAGATATTGGAAAGGGCTGTTGCTATTTTTTGTCAGTGCATTCCTCGTATTTGCCCCAATGGGTTATACCTATTACACACATCCGGAATACCTCACATCCCGCACTGGCGATATATCGGTTTTTGCAGTGAAAGATGCCCCCCTTACACAAACACTTACATACACGATCACTCTTTCTCTTTTAAAATACAACGTAGCGGGTGACAACAATTGGCGCCATAATTTTCCACCGTACCCGTTATTGGAACCATGCGTTGGATTAATGTTTCTCGGCGGACTCATAACGTCGATTGGGCTCTTTTTCCTTTACCTCTTTCGCCGCTATCGTTTCAATGTGCGCAATCGTACTTTTGTTGTGCATGGATTTCTCCTTGCGTGGTTTGTCGGATTTCTCGCACCAGAGTTTCTCACCACGGAAGGATTGCCTCATGCACTGCGATCCATTGGCACAATTCCTGTGGTATTTATCTTTGCAGCATTTTTTATCACCATTCTTCTCGAACGCTCACAAAAACATTCGCACCTCTTATTCGTAGCCGCATCAGTCATGACAGTTACACTCCTTATTTACTCTGGTTTTTTTGACATGATCAAATATCATGTGTTTTGGGCAACAAACGTCAACCAAGCGTACGCATTCAACAAAAATCTCACTGATATGGGAAGATTTGCTCATGATTTGCCCCAAAGTGAGGTGCAAATCTACATTGTCGCCGGACACATGGATCTCTTGCCGGTCAAAATGCTCACCACAGACCGCACAGACACGCGTTACGTCTACGAAAACGACCTTGCGCAAATCGACACTACGCAGCCATTCATTCTCCTTTTGCCATATGAAAATATCTCTGTTATCGATTATGTTGCAAAACGTAGTGATGTAGTGATAGAAAAAATTCAAAAACCTCTCAATAGTTCATTTGTAATGGTCACGTCAATTAATAATCAAAAACTATGATCAGAAAAAACTACATCTTCATTATCATTGGAATTATGCTCTTTATGGGCATCACTTCTTTTCTTCTTGCTTGGAATGATTCGTTGACATTTGACGAGGTTGCGCATATTCCCGCAGGATACAGCTATGTTGTGTTACATGATTATCGCCTCAATCCCGAGCATCCACCCCTCGCCAAGATACTCACTGGTCTCATGCTCCTCCCTCTGCATCCACACTTTGATACTACGCAGGACTTCTGGACAGAAACTCACGGCACCGGCGAATACGGACAATGGGATGCCGGACGCTATTTATTGCACCATGCAAACAACGACACCGACAAAATTGTTTTTTTTGCACGCATGCCCTTTATCGTCCTTGCCCTTGCTTTTGGATTGTTCCTCTTCTATTGGGGCAAGAGAACTGGTGGCATCATCACTGGTCTTTTTGCTCTCATTTTATACGCATTTGACCCAAACATCCTCGGACACGATCATCTTGTGACGACAGATCTTGCCATTGCCATTGCCATGAGCATCGCATTTTTTTATTTTTTGCAATTTCTCAAAAACCCCACCTGGAAAAATGCTCTGTACGGAGGTATCGCCCTTGGCATTGCACAAATTACAAAATTCAGTGCGATCCTCCTCATCCCATTCTTTGGACTACTTCTCGTGATTTATCCCTTGCTCATAATCCTCCCCAAAGAACAAAAGCGTCACAAGATATTTGGCTCCTATCTACTCAAAGGGATATTTGCCATGTTCATAATGCTTGCAGTAATGTATGCAACATATTTACCCGTCACGTATAAGATGCCATCTGATGTCCTCCCCACGATTGCCGCTGTCAAAGGCCAGCCGAACAAATACCCGCGCGATAAATATCTCATCGCCTTCATTAATAAAACCAATCAAAGCACTCTTACCAGACCAATTGCGACGTACACCCAAGGGATTATGCAAGTATTTAATCGCGTCGATGATGGAAATGTTTCGTATTTTATGGGCACCGTATCAAGCAATGCATCTGTGTGGTATTTTCCTTTTGTTTTTATTGCAAAGCAAACCCTCGCACACTTATTCTTTTACATTGTCGCTCTCATTCTTGGACTGCTCCTCATCGTCCATTCAGTACAACGTGTTTTTACGCAAAAATTCGCACACTCACTCCACGCCTGCCGTCGTTTTTGTATACGCAGATTTCATGAGATTGCTCTTGGAGCATTTGTTGTTTTTTACGGTTATATTTCCATAACCGGCAATCTCACCATTGGCTTTCGCCATCTCTTTCCCATAATGCCCCTTCTTTACATCCTCACAGCACGCACACTGATCAATTCATACACCAAACTTCATAATCATTTCTGGCAAAAGATCGTACGTGGAATATTTGTCGGCATTATTCTCGTTCTTGCGACACTTACCATTAGCGCTTATCCCTATTATATTTCCTATTTCAATGAACTTTTTGGCGGACCAAAAAACGGATTCCATTATGTTACGGATTCCAATGCCGATTGGGGACAAGATCTTAAGCGTCTTAAAAAATATCTCGACGCGCATCCGGAAATCGACAAGATTCGCATTGATTATTTTGGCGGTGACAATGTCACTAATCGCATTGGCGATAAATATATCATGTGGTGGGATAGCAAACGACCGATCGAACCGGGCTACTACGCGATTTCCACGCTCCTCTTACAAGAGTCTCTCTATCGTACTGATCGCTCCTATGATGACACCTACCGCTGGACAGAAAAGCTCACACCATTTGATCACGTTGGCACATCCATTATTCTATACAAAGTTGAATAAAATCATTCACGAATTTGTTTGATATTTTTTCCAAAAAACTTTTTAATCATGTGCATCATTGATCTTCTCTTCCTTTATTTCCAAGGCTTCTTTTTGCTCCTTCTCTTTTTCACCAGTATCCTCTTGAATTTCCACACCATCTTTAAATTTATAAAAAATTTTTCCCGCAAAGCGTAAATCAACATATTCCAAATCATTGCGTGCAACCGGCAAAGCAACTTTGTGTGCAAAAAGTTTCGCCGTATCCAGCGTATCCTTTGTCGCACTTTCCAACGATGCGAGAATTTGCCATGACTCATCAGTGACAAACCGTATCTCTCGCGACCCTCGTACATCAATAAAATATGGCTGAACAATGCCAACATTAAGCGTGTAAATCAACTCTTTTCCCAAATATGCAATAGTATCAAGATCTTTTTGTAAAATCACACACTGCCCAATATCAACATGATCTCGCGCCTTGTCCACGACAACAAAATGATCATTTTGTTGAATAAGCGCAGAATTCATATCCACAGATCGCACAACACAACCGTCTGCAAGTTCATAACATGCCCCCTCCTCACTGCCAATGCACCACACCGAAAATAATGCATATTCTTCCACCGAAATGACAATCGTGTCCGGAAAAACCTTTTTTATAACAACGCTTTTAATTCGTTGATCCTCGGAAATTTTTTTTATAATGTCAGATGTATTTAGAAAAAAGTAATTGTTTCTTTTGATACGTCCGAAAATTTCCCCTGCAATTGTATCCTGTGTGCCATTGATAATATTCTGCGCATCTGTGCGATGTGATCCCTCCACAGCAATATGTGAAATCTCAGTAACAGGAGAATAAAAAAGCACATACCCAACACTGCATACAAAAATGATAACCATTAAAACAAAAAACCATTTTTTTGGATTTTTTTCTTTTTTTGCTGTTTCCTTTTTTTCACGACTGCTTCTGACCACCTTGCTATTTTGTTTTCGCACGATCATAGATTATGTAATATGAATCAAAAGATCCTCAATCGCCAATTGTTTATTGACATTTGTATCCTGTAGCAAAACAAGGACTGATTCAACTCGCTGTGCAATCTTCAATAAGTGAAATTTTTTTGTTTGCAGTGCTGCCAAACGCACACGATAAATCCACGCATAAAAAAAACAGGAGAGATACTTTTCATCTTTCTTTGACAACTCCGTAGCCAACTGCATTCTTTCCACCAATGACATCCGACTCAGCGTGCGCAATTGATCTCGCGCAAAAGAAATGATTTCTACAAACTCTGGATCATCTTGCAACCGATATGCATATCCGGGACGCCCTTGTGCATCATCAACACATTGTTGATCAAACCCCTGTGCATGGAAATCAGGATCATTCACAAGAGAAAAATGCACGACAAAACATCGTGAAACAATTGTTTCGAGCAACTGATCAGGACGATGCGCGACAAGAATGATAAAACGATTTTTTTGCGGTTCTTCCAATGTTTTTAATAACGCATTTTGCGCAGAGATCGTCATACGCTCCGCATCATCAATGATCAACACTTTGGCTTTTTGATCTGGGGCAAGTGCAAAAGAACGTCTCGCAGAAAATAACTGGTCAAGTGAAATGTCTTTATATACCATTTTTCCTTTTTTTTCTTCAACAATTGGCGCAATCGTGACAAGATCGCTATGTGCTACATCACAAATCATCCAGCCTTCATTAGTTTCGCCACCGATGAGCTTCTGCGCGAAACTGCGTGCAATCGTCATTTTCCCCACATGTTCAGGACCGCAAAACAAAAAACTATGATGCATTTTTTTCTTATGTAAAAAAGCATTAAGTAACTGTAATTGTGGATGATGTCCGATAATTGATTTTTTATTCACATTGTACATATTGATCAATTATTTTTTGAAAATTTTTACGGAAATTGTGGCAGGAAAATTCATTTGCTTTTGCGATCATTGTCGCACGATCATATCGTCCCTCCCGCTCTAAAAATCGCCGTACGCCATCTGCCATCATTTCAACTGTTGGCGCATCAAAAAGCTCGCCTGTTTTTCCATTTTCCACGATCTCACATGCACCGCCTCTGCCGAGAGCAATCACGGGAATACCGGCGGACAGTGCCTCCACACACACAATCCCAAAATCATCTTCTGCGGGAAAAAGCATCGCCCGTGCGCCGGCAATATATGACCATTTTTTTTCATCATCTACCCAACCGACAATTGTCACAGTCGGACCGGCAAGATTTTCCAGGTATTTTCGATCACTACCGTCCCCGATCACCATAAGTGGCAATTGCAGTTTATTACATGTTTCGATCGCCAATGCAACATTCTTACAACGCGAAAGTCGCGAAACGATAAGAAAATATTTTTCTTCCTGCTTGTGCTCTTTTATTTCTTCTCCACTTAGAGCAGATTTAACACCCGGATAAACCACATCTGCACTGCGTCGATAATATTTTGCAATTCTCTTTTGCGTATAAACTGAATTCGCTACAAGTACATCCGGCCGCTGTGCCGCTTGATGATCCCATACACGTAAATATGACAAAAATAATCTCGCAAAAAAACCGTTCTTTTTATCAAGCATTTTACGCAAATAATATTCATTTTCATCCCACACATATCGCATCGGCGAATGGATGTACGCAATATGTTTTGTATTGAGCCGCGTCACGATACCTTTACTCCATGCACCGGAACTGGATATGATCACATCATAATCACGCAAATCAAATGTTTCCACAGCCGTTCCATAAAACGGCAACAACCACCGATGGTGCGCCCGAATCCAGCGTGGCCATTCCTGTAGGAAACTCGTGCGCACTCTTTCCGGTGGAAAGATCTCTGCCATACACGCACTGTCGTACAAAAGCGTATAAATCGGTGCGCTGGGAAACATCGCCGCAATATCACACAGTACCTTTTCCGCCCCTCCCCGATATAAGAGAAAATCATGCACAATCGCAACTCT from Parcubacteria group bacterium includes the following:
- a CDS encoding glycosyltransferase family 39 protein; its protein translation is MIRKNYIFIIIGIMLFMGITSFLLAWNDSLTFDEVAHIPAGYSYVVLHDYRLNPEHPPLAKILTGLMLLPLHPHFDTTQDFWTETHGTGEYGQWDAGRYLLHHANNDTDKIVFFARMPFIVLALAFGLFLFYWGKRTGGIITGLFALILYAFDPNILGHDHLVTTDLAIAIAMSIAFFYFLQFLKNPTWKNALYGGIALGIAQITKFSAILLIPFFGLLLVIYPLLIILPKEQKRHKIFGSYLLKGIFAMFIMLAVMYATYLPVTYKMPSDVLPTIAAVKGQPNKYPRDKYLIAFINKTNQSTLTRPIATYTQGIMQVFNRVDDGNVSYFMGTVSSNASVWYFPFVFIAKQTLAHLFFYIVALILGLLLIVHSVQRVFTQKFAHSLHACRRFCIRRFHEIALGAFVVFYGYISITGNLTIGFRHLFPIMPLLYILTARTLINSYTKLHNHFWQKIVRGIFVGIILVLATLTISAYPYYISYFNELFGGPKNGFHYVTDSNADWGQDLKRLKKYLDAHPEIDKIRIDYFGGDNVTNRIGDKYIMWWDSKRPIEPGYYAISTLLLQESLYRTDRSYDDTYRWTEKLTPFDHVGTSIILYKVE
- a CDS encoding glycosyltransferase, which translates into the protein MTMGNCTTKETLSQQRSELRVAIVHDFLLYRGGAEKVLCDIAAMFPSAPIYTLLYDSACMAEIFPPERVRTSFLQEWPRWIRAHHRWLLPFYGTAVETFDLRDYDVIISSSGAWSKGIVTRLNTKHIAYIHSPMRYVWDENEYYLRKMLDKKNGFFARLFLSYLRVWDHQAAQRPDVLVANSVYTQKRIAKYYRRSADVVYPGVKSALSGEEIKEHKQEEKYFLIVSRLSRCKNVALAIETCNKLQLPLMVIGDGSDRKYLENLAGPTVTIVGWVDDEKKWSYIAGARAMLFPAEDDFGIVCVEALSAGIPVIALGRGGACEIVENGKTGELFDAPTVEMMADGVRRFLEREGRYDRATMIAKANEFSCHNFRKNFQKIIDQYVQCE
- a CDS encoding FtsQ-type POTRA domain-containing protein; this encodes MIVRKQNSKVVRSSREKKETAKKEKNPKKWFFVLMVIIFVCSVGYVLFYSPVTEISHIAVEGSHRTDAQNIINGTQDTIAGEIFGRIKRNNYFFLNTSDIIKKISEDQRIKSVVIKKVFPDTIVISVEEYALFSVWCIGSEEGACYELADGCVVRSVDMNSALIQQNDHFVVVDKARDHVDIGQCVILQKDLDTIAYLGKELIYTLNVGIVQPYFIDVRGSREIRFVTDESWQILASLESATKDTLDTAKLFAHKVALPVARNDLEYVDLRFAGKIFYKFKDGVEIQEDTGEKEKEQKEALEIKEEKINDAHD
- a CDS encoding glycosyltransferase family 39 protein, whose translation is MKNIIHPKTIMTYASHKKIHYILLTLIILLGFFVRIYHIDSVPSGIYPDEANNGTNAFDAQRTNIYPWFYPDNNGREGLFINLIAILFKLFGVNIITFKLPAIIMGTLTVIGVYFLSRELFISRPRLALIAAYLTAISYWAVNFSRICFRANMMVPILVFLFYFLFKALRTRKPLHFAIAGALCGLGFHTYIAYRITPALVLVLFVLFAIQQGFSHFIKRYWKGLLLFFVSAFLVFAPMGYTYYTHPEYLTSRTGDISVFAVKDAPLTQTLTYTITLSLLKYNVAGDNNWRHNFPPYPLLEPCVGLMFLGGLITSIGLFFLYLFRRYRFNVRNRTFVVHGFLLAWFVGFLAPEFLTTEGLPHALRSIGTIPVVFIFAAFFITILLERSQKHSHLLFVAASVMTVTLLIYSGFFDMIKYHVFWATNVNQAYAFNKNLTDMGRFAHDLPQSEVQIYIVAGHMDLLPVKMLTTDRTDTRYVYENDLAQIDTTQPFILLLPYENISVIDYVAKRSDVVIEKIQKPLNSSFVMVTSINNQKL
- a CDS encoding DUF5663 domain-containing protein; its protein translation is MTQDIQQPQTIQQVIAQEFGFTDLDADRQERLIERMTESVIKRVLVDAYTKLSDSDRKQFEDLMENIENIDPNAIETFLREKLTDYDSIIAEAIADLKKHITETATT
- a CDS encoding AAA family ATPase produces the protein MNKKSIIGHHPQLQLLNAFLHKKKMHHSFLFCGPEHVGKMTIARSFAQKLIGGETNEGWMICDVAHSDLVTIAPIVEEKKGKMVYKDISLDQLFSARRSFALAPDQKAKVLIIDDAERMTISAQNALLKTLEEPQKNRFIILVAHRPDQLLETIVSRCFVVHFSLVNDPDFHAQGFDQQCVDDAQGRPGYAYRLQDDPEFVEIISFARDQLRTLSRMSLVERMQLATELSKKDEKYLSCFFYAWIYRVRLAALQTKKFHLLKIAQRVESVLVLLQDTNVNKQLAIEDLLIHIT